The following coding sequences are from one Mycobacterium bourgelatii window:
- a CDS encoding NINE protein — translation MTYQQWPGDDGNPGSPGGSPWYPQGGMPGANFDPAAPYGRHPISGQPYSDKSKLVGGLLQLLGLVGIVGLGRIYIGHTGLGVAQLLVGIFTCGIVAVVWGIIDALLILTDNVSDPYGRPLRDGT, via the coding sequence GTGACTTACCAGCAGTGGCCTGGCGACGACGGGAATCCTGGCTCGCCCGGTGGCTCGCCGTGGTATCCGCAGGGTGGGATGCCTGGCGCTAACTTCGACCCCGCGGCCCCCTACGGCCGGCATCCGATCAGCGGGCAACCGTATTCAGACAAATCGAAGTTGGTCGGCGGCCTGTTGCAGCTGCTGGGGCTGGTGGGGATTGTCGGTCTGGGGCGCATCTACATCGGGCACACCGGCCTCGGAGTCGCGCAGCTGCTGGTGGGCATATTCACCTGTGGGATAGTCGCCGTCGTGTGGGGCATTATCGACGCCCTGCTGATCCTCACCGACAATGTCAGCGACCCCTACGGTCGCCCGTTGCGCGATGGAACCTGA
- a CDS encoding DUF2752 domain-containing protein, with product MEPDRLSRPAEAGQSQRRLRWYGAAGSALLLIPALVYIGLADPHNARSVYPLCPFKVLTGWDCMACGGLRMVHDLLHGDLVAAFNDNAFLLIAMPLAAVWFLVRRHRGQTSLWLPATITVVVVSGAWMVVRNLPGFPLVPTVLSG from the coding sequence ATGGAACCTGATCGGCTTTCCCGACCAGCCGAAGCTGGTCAGTCCCAGCGTCGTCTCCGTTGGTACGGAGCCGCGGGATCTGCGTTGCTGCTCATCCCTGCCCTCGTCTACATCGGACTCGCTGACCCGCACAACGCCAGGTCGGTCTACCCGCTGTGCCCGTTCAAGGTTCTCACCGGCTGGGACTGCATGGCCTGCGGTGGCCTCCGGATGGTTCACGATCTGTTGCATGGTGACCTGGTGGCCGCCTTCAACGACAACGCCTTCTTGCTCATTGCCATGCCGCTAGCTGCGGTGTGGTTCCTGGTGCGCCGCCACCGCGGACAAACCTCGCTATGGCTGCCCGCGACGATCACCGTGGTGGTGGTCTCGGGCGCTTGGATGGTGGTGCGGAACCTCCCCGGCTTCCCACTGGTCCCGACGGTGCTGAGCGGCTGA
- a CDS encoding phytanoyl-CoA dioxygenase family protein, which produces MSIEGDGMPAFAGLGDPKALISDLNREGYVQVPGVFSESTIIPLRSAIATLAERKIPLAFAFVYDELWLTFQGLGNFLSTVLGEEYRALPDFWVWHLYPNDMSAGWGPHRDRTVPTLEPDNSPHSLTVWLPFTDATPLNGCMYVLPAHLDERFQMRRWDGPSNTAVANPQNIRALPATAGSMLAWNQAVLHWGGRASRLGTSPRISAAFEYQRGDRVPFNKPLLDPGRVPSFTERLGLIGKQVLQYRHMYPLDDEVAAIATSLFERYMPGGGPLPTTPTATSRFDDSPPPAQEPPPRVYASSAADRLISLGW; this is translated from the coding sequence ATGTCGATCGAGGGCGACGGGATGCCTGCCTTCGCAGGACTTGGCGACCCCAAAGCACTGATCTCCGACCTGAACCGTGAGGGCTACGTCCAGGTGCCCGGTGTCTTTTCGGAGTCGACGATCATTCCGCTCCGTAGCGCTATCGCCACGCTGGCCGAGCGAAAGATACCGCTGGCCTTCGCGTTCGTTTATGACGAGTTGTGGCTGACCTTCCAAGGTCTTGGCAATTTCCTTTCGACGGTCCTGGGTGAGGAGTACCGCGCCCTGCCCGACTTCTGGGTCTGGCACCTCTACCCCAACGACATGTCAGCGGGCTGGGGTCCGCACCGCGACCGCACCGTGCCTACGCTCGAGCCGGACAACTCGCCCCATTCGCTCACGGTCTGGCTCCCGTTCACTGACGCGACGCCGCTCAACGGCTGCATGTACGTGCTGCCTGCGCACCTCGACGAGCGTTTTCAGATGCGTCGTTGGGACGGCCCGAGCAACACCGCCGTCGCAAACCCGCAGAACATCCGGGCGTTGCCGGCCACCGCAGGCAGCATGCTCGCTTGGAATCAGGCGGTCCTGCACTGGGGTGGACGGGCCAGCCGGTTGGGCACCAGCCCACGGATCAGTGCCGCATTTGAATATCAGCGCGGCGACCGCGTTCCTTTCAACAAGCCCCTGCTCGATCCTGGCCGCGTTCCATCCTTCACCGAGCGGCTCGGTCTGATCGGGAAGCAGGTCCTGCAGTATCGGCATATGTACCCTCTCGACGACGAGGTCGCGGCCATCGCGACGTCGCTCTTCGAGCGCTACATGCCTGGTGGGGGACCGTTGCCGACGACACCCACCGCGACATCAAGATTCGACGATTCACCCCCGCCGGCTCAAGAGCCGCCGCCGCGGGTGTACGCCAGCAGCGCAGCCGATCGTCTGATCAGTTTGGGCTGGTAG
- the pyk gene encoding pyruvate kinase, whose protein sequence is MTRRGKIVCTLGPATQNDDLVKALVEAGMDVARMNFSHGDYSDHEAAYKRVRAASDATGRAVGVLCDLQGPKIRLGRFATGSTYWADGETVRITVDDCEGTHDRVSTTYKRLAQDATPGDRVLVDDGKIGLQVEQVDGNDVVCKVTEGGPVSNNKGISLPGMNVSAPALSEKDVEDLTFALELGVDMVALSFVRSPSDVELVHEVMDRVGRRVPVIAKLEKPEAIDNLEAIVLAFDAVMVARGDLGVELPLEEVPLVQKRAIQMARENAKPVIVATQMLDSMIENSRPTRAEASDVANAVLDGADALMLSGETSVGKYPLLAVQTMSRIVCAVEENSTAAPPLTHVPRTKRGVISYAARDIGERLDAKALVAFTQSGDTVRRLARLHTPLPLLAFTDLPEVRSQLAMTWGTETFIVPHMKSTDGMIRQVDKSLLELGRYKRGDLVVIVAGAPPGTVGSTNLIHVHRIGEDDV, encoded by the coding sequence GTGACTAGACGCGGGAAGATCGTCTGCACCCTGGGCCCGGCCACCCAAAACGATGACTTGGTCAAGGCGCTCGTCGAAGCGGGCATGGATGTCGCCCGCATGAACTTCAGCCACGGCGACTACAGCGACCACGAAGCTGCCTATAAGCGGGTGCGGGCGGCTTCGGATGCCACCGGCCGCGCTGTCGGCGTTCTCTGCGACCTGCAGGGGCCGAAGATCAGGCTGGGACGCTTCGCCACCGGGTCGACCTACTGGGCCGACGGCGAAACTGTCCGGATCACCGTCGACGACTGCGAAGGCACCCACGACCGGGTGTCCACCACCTACAAGAGGCTGGCGCAGGACGCGACGCCCGGTGACCGAGTCCTGGTCGACGACGGCAAGATCGGGTTGCAGGTCGAGCAAGTCGACGGCAACGACGTCGTCTGCAAGGTCACCGAAGGCGGTCCAGTCAGCAACAACAAGGGCATCTCGCTGCCGGGGATGAACGTGTCCGCACCCGCCTTGTCGGAAAAGGACGTCGAGGACCTGACTTTTGCGCTGGAGCTTGGTGTCGACATGGTGGCGCTGTCGTTCGTGCGCTCGCCATCCGACGTCGAACTCGTCCACGAGGTCATGGACCGGGTCGGGCGGCGGGTACCGGTGATCGCCAAACTGGAGAAGCCCGAAGCGATCGACAACCTCGAGGCCATCGTGCTGGCGTTCGATGCCGTCATGGTGGCGCGCGGTGATCTGGGCGTCGAACTTCCGCTCGAAGAAGTGCCCTTGGTGCAGAAGCGCGCCATCCAGATGGCCCGGGAGAACGCCAAGCCGGTCATCGTGGCTACCCAGATGCTCGACTCGATGATCGAGAACTCGAGGCCGACGCGGGCCGAAGCCTCTGATGTCGCCAACGCGGTGCTCGACGGCGCCGACGCGCTGATGCTGTCCGGCGAAACCTCGGTAGGCAAGTACCCGTTGTTGGCCGTGCAGACGATGTCGCGCATCGTGTGCGCGGTCGAGGAAAATTCCACGGCCGCACCGCCCTTGACGCACGTGCCGCGCACCAAGCGGGGCGTGATCTCCTACGCCGCTCGCGACATCGGCGAGCGGTTGGACGCAAAGGCGCTCGTCGCGTTCACCCAATCCGGCGACACCGTGCGGCGACTCGCTCGCCTGCACACACCGCTGCCGCTGCTGGCGTTCACCGATCTGCCCGAGGTGCGCAGCCAGCTGGCGATGACCTGGGGGACCGAGACGTTCATCGTCCCGCACATGAAGTCCACCGACGGCATGATCCGCCAGGTCGACAAGTCTTTACTCGAACTCGGTCGCTACAAGCGCGGTGACTTGGTTGTCATCGTCGCGGGTGCACCGCCCGGCACGGTGGGTTCGACCAACCTGATCCACGTGCACCGGATCGGCGAGGACGACGTCTAG
- a CDS encoding acyl-CoA thioesterase II, with the protein MSDFQELLAVLDLQRVADDRFIGSHPSKNPMRTFGGLLMAQSFVASSRTLRHDIPPSGFSVHFINGGDTAKDIEFHVVSLRDERRFANRRVDAVQDGVLLSSALISYMAGGRGLEHAVDPPQVPRPHDLPTIGELLRGYEETVPHFVNALQPVEWRYTNDPAWVMRDKGDRLPYNRVWLKALGPMPDDPVLHTATMLYSSDTTVLDSVITTHGLSWGYDRIFAASANHSVWFHRQVNFDDWVLYSTSSPVAADSRGLGTGHFFDPAGQLIATVVQEGVLKYFPPRAR; encoded by the coding sequence TTGTCGGATTTTCAGGAACTGCTGGCGGTACTTGATCTGCAGCGGGTCGCCGACGACCGATTCATCGGATCCCACCCCAGCAAGAACCCGATGCGGACATTCGGTGGATTGCTCATGGCGCAATCCTTCGTTGCGAGCAGTCGCACGCTCCGCCATGACATACCGCCCAGCGGATTCTCGGTGCACTTCATCAACGGCGGAGATACCGCCAAGGACATCGAATTCCACGTCGTAAGCCTGCGCGACGAGCGGCGCTTCGCCAACCGTCGTGTCGATGCGGTGCAGGACGGAGTGCTGCTGTCCTCGGCGCTGATCTCCTACATGGCGGGTGGCCGCGGGCTGGAACACGCTGTCGACCCGCCGCAGGTTCCGAGACCGCACGACCTCCCGACAATTGGCGAGCTGTTGCGCGGCTATGAGGAGACTGTCCCGCATTTCGTCAACGCGCTGCAGCCGGTGGAATGGCGATACACCAACGATCCAGCCTGGGTGATGCGGGACAAGGGTGATCGGTTGCCCTATAACCGGGTGTGGCTCAAGGCGTTAGGTCCGATGCCCGACGATCCCGTCCTGCACACCGCGACGATGTTGTATTCCTCCGATACGACCGTGCTCGACTCGGTAATCACCACGCACGGCTTGTCATGGGGCTACGACCGTATCTTCGCGGCTTCGGCCAACCACTCGGTGTGGTTTCACCGGCAGGTCAATTTCGATGACTGGGTGCTGTATTCGACGTCGTCGCCGGTGGCGGCGGATTCCCGCGGACTGGGGACCGGGCACTTTTTCGATCCCGCCGGGCAGCTTATCGCCACGGTGGTGCAAGAGGGCGTGTTGAAGTATTTTCCCCCTCGGGCTCGATAG
- a CDS encoding bifunctional lysylphosphatidylglycerol flippase/synthetase MprF has translation MKAPPFGLIPRAIARERVVVHVASPAARWLGALAVFGAACWLAVLLAQDYRHNDWLSDARLGWSLAVLGAVALIARGIFLGRPVTAAHAAAAAVFVTLGVGVHMLSFDVLGDGLIVGSGLVLMWPMRARPRPDDLPRVWALIKTTSGDPLAPFAMQTGKCYHFSSDGSAALAYRTRMGFAVVSGDPIGDQTQFPELVADFAATCHAHGWRMVVVGCGERRVALWSDAAVIGQSLRPIPIGSDVVVDVADFELVGRKFRNLRQAVKRTHNAGITTEIVAEQDLDDRQRAELAAVVRASAKGAHTDRGYCMNLDGVLEGRFPGTQLIIARDASGAAVGFHRYATAGGGSDFSLDVPWRRRDAPNGIDERLSVDMIAAAKQSGVQRVSLAFAAFSDLFDDPGRGGLRRRCAYWLIHLLDPLIALESLYRYVRKFHAMAERRYALVSLTQVIPLMFVLLSLEFMPRRRHL, from the coding sequence GTGAAAGCGCCGCCGTTTGGTCTGATACCGCGTGCGATTGCGCGCGAACGCGTTGTCGTCCATGTCGCTTCGCCCGCAGCGCGGTGGCTCGGTGCTCTGGCCGTGTTCGGCGCGGCCTGTTGGCTGGCGGTTCTGCTAGCCCAGGACTATCGACACAACGATTGGCTTTCCGACGCCCGATTGGGGTGGTCGCTGGCAGTACTGGGCGCGGTGGCGCTGATCGCTCGCGGAATCTTCCTGGGGCGTCCGGTTACCGCGGCGCACGCAGCGGCAGCGGCCGTCTTCGTGACCCTTGGTGTCGGTGTCCACATGCTGTCGTTCGATGTGCTCGGCGATGGGCTGATTGTCGGGTCCGGCCTGGTGCTGATGTGGCCGATGCGAGCGCGTCCGCGGCCGGACGACCTGCCGCGGGTGTGGGCGCTGATCAAAACCACCAGCGGGGATCCGTTGGCTCCGTTCGCGATGCAGACCGGAAAGTGCTACCACTTCAGTTCCGACGGCAGTGCTGCGCTCGCCTACCGGACGCGGATGGGGTTCGCGGTGGTCAGCGGGGACCCGATTGGTGACCAGACGCAATTTCCAGAGTTGGTTGCCGATTTCGCCGCAACGTGTCACGCGCACGGTTGGCGAATGGTGGTGGTCGGTTGCGGTGAGCGCAGGGTGGCGTTGTGGAGCGATGCTGCGGTGATCGGTCAATCATTGCGACCCATACCCATTGGGAGCGACGTCGTTGTCGATGTCGCTGACTTCGAGTTGGTAGGGCGCAAGTTTCGTAATCTGCGGCAGGCGGTCAAGCGCACCCACAACGCAGGCATCACGACCGAGATCGTTGCCGAGCAGGACCTCGACGACAGGCAGCGCGCGGAACTGGCGGCGGTGGTGCGGGCCTCCGCCAAAGGCGCCCATACCGATCGCGGCTATTGCATGAATCTGGACGGTGTTCTCGAAGGTCGATTCCCGGGGACACAGCTGATCATCGCCCGCGACGCATCAGGCGCCGCAGTGGGCTTTCATCGCTACGCGACCGCCGGCGGCGGTAGCGACTTCTCCCTTGATGTCCCGTGGCGCCGACGGGACGCCCCCAACGGTATTGACGAACGGCTGAGCGTCGACATGATCGCAGCGGCGAAACAGTCAGGAGTGCAGCGGGTTTCCTTGGCGTTCGCCGCGTTCAGCGACTTGTTCGACGATCCTGGCCGGGGCGGGCTGCGGCGGCGTTGCGCCTACTGGTTGATCCACCTCCTGGATCCGCTGATAGCGCTGGAATCGCTGTACCGCTACGTACGCAAGTTCCACGCCATGGCGGAGCGGCGCTACGCCCTCGTGTCGCTTACTCAGGTGATCCCACTGATGTTCGTGTTGCTGTCGCTTGAGTTCATGCCGCGGCGACGACACCTGTGA
- the cydC gene encoding thiol reductant ABC exporter subunit CydC → MRKSDYARQAIDLLRPRLPRVLAAIALGVLSLGSALALAGVSAWLITRAAQMPPVLHLSVAVVLVRTFAISRGVLHYCERLATHDTALRAASTARAQIYHRLANGPAAMVVRLHSGELVSRVGADVDALSDVLVRAVVPIGVAAVLALAAVGVVGAISPAAATVLALCMITAGVIAPWLSGKAAAKQEKVASQHHSERDTAAMLALEHAAELRVAGVLPEVIAESQRRQRDWGDALDAAAKPAAIAEALPTAAVAVSVLGAVLAGITMAPTVAPTTLAVLMLLPLSAFEATTALPAATVQLTRSRIALRRLLDLAPPSSRPPRPRMTPPAATGRLVADVHFGHPDTLPQQASVDLPPGARLAVTGASGVGKTTLLMTLAGLLPPIRGEVTLNGTALADFDETELHRTVSFFAEDAHIFATTVRDNLLVARGDCTDDELIEALEAVGLGGWLSGLPDGLSTVLVGGAQAVSAGQRRRLLLARAVLSPARIVLLDEPTEHLPATDADVVLRDILKTPGLFGSQKTVVVATHQLPTDIHCAELAVTGVVAAA, encoded by the coding sequence ATGCGGAAGTCTGATTACGCTCGCCAGGCAATCGATCTGCTTCGTCCGCGGCTGCCACGCGTATTGGCCGCCATCGCGCTGGGAGTGTTGTCATTGGGCAGCGCCTTGGCGCTCGCGGGCGTTTCGGCGTGGCTCATCACCCGCGCCGCGCAGATGCCGCCCGTACTTCATCTGTCCGTCGCCGTCGTCTTGGTGCGAACATTCGCGATATCCCGCGGTGTGCTGCACTACTGCGAACGGTTGGCCACGCATGACACCGCGCTCCGCGCGGCCAGCACGGCCCGGGCGCAGATTTATCACCGACTCGCGAACGGTCCTGCGGCGATGGTGGTCCGGCTGCACAGCGGTGAACTGGTGTCCCGAGTGGGCGCTGACGTCGACGCGCTCTCGGACGTGCTGGTGCGCGCCGTGGTGCCGATCGGCGTCGCCGCAGTGCTGGCGCTGGCGGCCGTCGGCGTCGTCGGTGCCATCTCACCGGCGGCCGCCACCGTACTGGCCCTCTGCATGATCACCGCCGGAGTCATCGCACCTTGGCTTTCCGGCAAGGCCGCCGCAAAACAGGAAAAGGTTGCCAGCCAACATCATTCCGAACGCGACACGGCGGCGATGCTCGCTCTCGAGCACGCTGCCGAGCTTCGCGTCGCGGGTGTCTTGCCCGAGGTCATCGCTGAATCGCAGCGGCGGCAGCGCGACTGGGGTGATGCCCTGGATGCGGCCGCCAAGCCGGCGGCCATCGCCGAAGCCCTACCGACCGCCGCCGTCGCGGTCAGTGTGCTCGGCGCGGTGCTAGCCGGTATCACCATGGCACCCACCGTGGCCCCGACGACGCTGGCGGTCTTGATGCTGTTGCCGTTGTCGGCGTTCGAGGCGACCACCGCTTTGCCGGCGGCCACCGTCCAGTTGACACGGTCACGGATTGCGTTGCGTCGCTTGCTCGATCTTGCGCCGCCCTCGTCCCGTCCGCCGAGGCCACGAATGACGCCGCCGGCTGCGACGGGCCGGTTGGTCGCCGACGTGCACTTCGGTCACCCCGACACCCTGCCGCAGCAAGCCTCGGTCGATCTACCACCGGGGGCCCGCCTCGCCGTCACCGGTGCCAGCGGGGTTGGTAAAACGACACTGCTGATGACCTTGGCCGGATTGCTGCCGCCGATACGGGGAGAGGTCACGTTGAATGGGACCGCTCTGGCCGACTTCGACGAGACCGAGTTACACCGCACCGTAAGCTTTTTCGCAGAGGACGCACATATATTCGCCACCACCGTGCGGGACAACCTGCTGGTGGCTCGCGGCGACTGCACGGACGATGAACTCATCGAAGCGCTGGAGGCGGTCGGCCTGGGCGGCTGGTTGTCCGGATTGCCTGACGGCCTGTCGACGGTGTTGGTCGGTGGCGCGCAAGCGGTCTCGGCGGGCCAGCGTCGGCGGCTGCTGTTGGCACGGGCGGTCCTCTCCCCCGCTCGGATCGTGCTGCTGGACGAACCCACCGAGCACCTGCCCGCAACCGACGCCGACGTAGTGCTGCGCGACATATTGAAAACCCCCGGGCTCTTTGGCTCGCAGAAAACGGTTGTGGTAGCTACTCACCAGCTGCCAACGGATATCCACTGTGCAGAGCTGGCCGTCACAGGTGTCGTCGCCGCGGCATGA
- the cydD gene encoding thiol reductant ABC exporter subunit CydD, protein MRRYLVTTVACGVVISGCAIGSAIVLAGIVANVATDPSSRCLRCWLEPIGPLSILLVLWTVRTLTHWLQARLSQRGASAVIADLSGQVLSAVTGRQPRELATQRDDAAVVVTRGLDGLRPYFTGYLPTLLLAAILTPATLAVIAAYDLNSTVIVLVTLPLIPIFMVLIGLATAERSATALAAMTTLQARLLDLIAGIPTLRALGRAAGPEHRITELGAAHRRSAMATLRIAFLSALVLELLATLGVALIAVSIGLRLVFGEMSLVVGLTILLLAPDVYWPLRRIGVEFHAAQDGRAAADKAFALIGKPDAAPTGELTVAARGARIRIENLGVEGRDGPAPQGLTTIIVPGRVTVLTGRNGAGKSTTLQVIAGLTKPSQGRVTLAGVDVADLEPAAWWRQLSWLPQRPVLIPGTVRDNLALFGDLTDLEGACAASGFDSVLADLPDGLDTELGRGGVGLSLGQRQRLGLARALGSNAPVLLLDEPTAHLDAHTETRVLCAIVERARSGATVVVVGHREQVMAIGDQVVEVTAGSEVRYAEV, encoded by the coding sequence CTGCGCCGCTATCTGGTCACCACCGTCGCCTGTGGAGTGGTGATCTCCGGTTGCGCCATCGGCTCGGCGATCGTCCTGGCCGGCATCGTCGCAAATGTCGCCACAGACCCTTCGTCGCGCTGTTTGCGCTGCTGGCTCGAGCCAATTGGGCCCCTGTCAATCCTGTTGGTGCTGTGGACCGTCCGCACGCTGACGCATTGGCTACAGGCCCGTCTGAGTCAGCGCGGAGCCAGCGCGGTGATCGCCGATCTCAGCGGTCAGGTGCTTTCCGCCGTGACCGGCAGGCAGCCTCGCGAACTGGCTACCCAGCGGGACGATGCCGCCGTGGTGGTCACCCGTGGCCTCGACGGCTTGCGGCCATACTTCACCGGGTACCTGCCGACACTACTGTTGGCGGCGATCCTGACTCCTGCCACGCTCGCCGTGATCGCTGCCTACGATCTGAATTCGACTGTGATCGTGCTCGTTACGCTGCCGCTGATCCCGATCTTCATGGTGCTGATCGGACTGGCCACGGCCGAGCGCTCGGCCACGGCGCTGGCCGCCATGACCACCCTGCAAGCGCGGTTGTTGGATCTCATCGCCGGAATCCCCACGCTGCGGGCGCTGGGCCGCGCCGCAGGCCCGGAACACCGCATCACCGAACTCGGTGCTGCGCATCGACGCTCGGCGATGGCGACGCTGCGGATTGCCTTCCTGTCGGCGCTGGTGCTCGAATTGTTGGCCACCCTCGGGGTAGCGCTGATTGCGGTCAGCATCGGATTGCGCCTGGTGTTCGGCGAAATGAGCCTCGTGGTCGGTTTGACGATCCTGCTCCTGGCACCCGACGTGTACTGGCCACTACGCCGCATCGGCGTCGAATTTCATGCCGCACAGGACGGTCGAGCCGCCGCGGACAAGGCTTTCGCGCTGATCGGCAAGCCGGACGCCGCACCGACGGGTGAATTGACCGTTGCCGCACGCGGTGCGCGGATCCGCATCGAAAACCTCGGTGTCGAGGGCCGTGACGGGCCAGCACCGCAAGGCCTGACCACGATCATTGTGCCGGGCCGGGTCACCGTGTTGACGGGACGCAACGGGGCGGGCAAAAGCACCACGCTGCAGGTGATCGCCGGGCTCACCAAGCCGTCGCAGGGCCGGGTCACGCTCGCTGGGGTCGACGTGGCCGACCTGGAACCCGCCGCCTGGTGGCGTCAGTTGTCCTGGCTGCCGCAACGACCGGTACTGATTCCCGGGACCGTGCGCGACAATCTGGCACTCTTCGGTGATCTCACCGACCTGGAAGGAGCCTGCGCCGCATCGGGTTTCGATTCGGTGCTCGCCGACCTGCCGGACGGCCTGGACACCGAGCTCGGCCGCGGGGGCGTCGGTCTGTCGCTTGGGCAGCGGCAGCGGCTCGGCCTGGCCCGGGCGCTGGGGTCCAACGCACCCGTGCTGCTTCTTGACGAGCCCACCGCGCACCTTGACGCCCACACGGAGACCCGGGTGTTGTGCGCCATCGTCGAACGTGCCCGCAGCGGTGCAACTGTCGTGGTGGTCGGCCACCGCGAGCAAGTCATGGCGATCGGTGACCAGGTAGTCGAAGTCACGGCCGGCAGCGAGGTCAGGTATGCGGAAGTCTGA
- the cydB gene encoding cytochrome d ubiquinol oxidase subunit II: MEIQQVWFGIIGVLFLGFFILEGFDFGVGMLMEPLARVGKGDREAHRRAALNTIGPVWDGNEVWLITAGAAMFAAFPGWYATVFSTLYLPLLAILFGMIVRVVSIEWRGKVDDTKWRALADFGIGAGSWLPAVLWGVAFAILVRGLPVDANGHIALSIGDVLNPYTLLGGVATASLFLFYGAIFTSLKTADAIRDDAHRFATWLALPATALVAAFGVWTQLSYGKQWTWAVLGVAVVAQLAAVVLVWRRISDGWAFLFAAVVVTSVVVLLFGSLYPNLVPSTIDNAYSVTIFNASSTPYTLKIMTWVTAIFAPLTIVYQAWTYWVFRQRISADRIPPSIGLTRRPS; this comes from the coding sequence GTGGAAATTCAGCAAGTATGGTTCGGCATCATCGGGGTGCTATTCCTCGGCTTCTTCATCCTCGAAGGCTTCGACTTCGGGGTGGGCATGTTGATGGAGCCGCTCGCCCGAGTCGGCAAGGGTGACCGGGAAGCTCACCGACGCGCTGCGCTGAACACGATCGGCCCGGTGTGGGACGGCAATGAAGTATGGCTGATTACCGCGGGCGCAGCGATGTTCGCCGCCTTTCCCGGCTGGTACGCCACCGTCTTTTCGACGCTCTATTTGCCGCTGCTAGCAATCCTTTTCGGCATGATCGTGCGTGTCGTGTCGATCGAATGGCGCGGCAAGGTCGACGACACCAAGTGGCGGGCGCTGGCCGATTTCGGCATCGGGGCGGGGTCCTGGTTGCCCGCCGTGCTGTGGGGCGTTGCATTCGCCATTCTGGTGCGCGGGCTACCGGTGGATGCCAATGGCCACATCGCCCTGTCAATCGGCGACGTGCTCAATCCGTATACGCTGCTGGGCGGTGTGGCCACCGCGAGCCTGTTCTTGTTCTACGGGGCGATATTCACTTCCTTGAAGACAGCGGACGCAATCCGTGACGACGCCCACCGCTTTGCCACCTGGCTAGCGCTTCCGGCCACGGCATTGGTTGCGGCCTTTGGGGTTTGGACACAACTTAGCTACGGCAAGCAGTGGACCTGGGCCGTACTGGGTGTGGCGGTGGTGGCCCAACTGGCGGCCGTGGTGCTGGTGTGGCGTCGTATATCCGACGGGTGGGCGTTCCTGTTCGCGGCCGTGGTCGTGACATCCGTGGTGGTGCTGCTGTTCGGCTCGCTGTACCCGAATCTGGTGCCGTCGACCATCGACAACGCATACAGCGTGACGATCTTCAACGCCTCGTCGACCCCGTACACCCTCAAGATCATGACGTGGGTGACAGCGATATTCGCTCCCTTGACGATCGTTTATCAGGCCTGGACGTATTGGGTTTTCCGGCAACGCATCTCGGCTGATCGGATACCACCGTCGATCGGTCTGACGAGGCGTCCATCCTGA